A stretch of the Salarias fasciatus chromosome 3, fSalaFa1.1, whole genome shotgun sequence genome encodes the following:
- the LOC115408166 gene encoding GRB10-interacting GYF protein 1-like isoform X1: MTAETLNFGPEWLRALSSGGSVTSPPPSPAMPKYKLAEYRYGREEMLALYIKDNKVPEDMQDKEFAAILQDEPMQPLALVPLTEEEQRNFSMSVNSVAVLRLMGKGVSGAAPAGVVRGRGAARGGRGRGRGEGGFYQRSIEDAEVGFGRSVREIHRSQSWDDRGERRFEKPLRREVGRPGFEEAGGPGGPGRKEYTRADSDNWRTLREEQEEDEGEPGSNWRLAGPRRDDGGPRSAGWRDHNGPGESRRRKFDFDFRDSEGHSGGRRRAGSDGLEDDRDGLPEWCTDEEDGDLGTFDSSGAFMPLKKGGKETILEEELDFKGIEEEDEEEAYADVERNCTEGDKDKECKEAIPAVGDGEIKPASPSSSPPVHCTPPSLEPQPSLAGQVVENAPLSNSHPVKANSSPSEDVAPMGGSKAQLSPSPAASSALPPPPPSSAAPLLPPSGGDAEDDEGMKHLQQEAEKMVASLQDTSMEEECFTQALQQQQESRNTAAALPLSHEAAMKWFYKDPQGEIQGPFTTVEMCEWFQAGYFTMTLLVKRGCDEGFQPLGDVIKMWGRVPFAPGPSPPPLLVRQLPPTQRPQPTRGPAGTVSQSSANLVDGEGRLEMRGHINRQVGGNLDQERLKKQQELAAAALYQQLQQQQLFQLINRCSEQGMMPSMNRSMSVPDTGSMWDMHTSASQPSGGEASLWDITMNPSTQGPTLEQLQKLQQERRDAELRAKREEEEQRKRREEKRRQQEEQKRREEEELFRRKQCRQQQELIMKLLQQAPQQQGPGAGGSSWSGASSSGLAKAGKPPALALLEMQQELLKQQQQQQRAQQQRDRHSGMSMGSSSMGGQWVEGVGMWGGSSGMEGKGSGGGSSSSMGMWDEAVKNQASLRGNSNNNLGLKNSRSSPSLSDQYMMRRKRTEEEEKLLKLLQGMKPQDGFTTWCEQMLHALNTSANNSSSSLDVATIVAYLKEVESPYAVLDFIRSYLGDTVEAKEFAKQFLERRAKQKANQQRQQQQLSKEVAGLNMNFPLQDSMRGMNPSTLQSMFQANHMGKAGLYDNQGGKMKKKQPMMLHSDPSILGYSFHNAGDCLSLNEMEMVEDY, encoded by the exons ATGACTGCTGAGACTCTTAACTTCGGCCCAGAATG GCTTCGTGCACTGTCCAGTGGGGGGAGTGTGAcatccccccctccttcccccgCCATGCCAAAGTACAAGCTGGCCGAGTACCGCTACGGCCGAGAGGAGATGTTAGCACTTTATATCAAAGACAACAAG GTCCCGGAGGACATGCAGGATAAGGAGTTTGCTGCTATTCTGCAAGATGAGCCCATGCAGCCCCTGGCACTGGTGCCTCTCaccgaggaggagcag AGGAACTTCTCCATGTCGGTGAACAGTGTGGCGGTGCTGAGGCTCATGGGAAAAGGGGTGAGTGGAGCCGCCCCAGCTGGAGTGGTTCGTGGACGAGGGGCCGCAAGAGGTGGTCGAG GCCGAGGTCGTGGCGAAGGTGGATTCTACCAAAGAAGTATTGAAGATGCAGAGGTGGGCTTCGGCCGAAGTGTCCGAGAGATTCACCGCAGCCAGAGCTGGGACGACCG GGGCGAGCGTCGATTCGAGAAGCCTCTGCGGCGGGAGGTGGGGCGGCCTGGCTTTGAAGAAGCCGGAGGTCCCGGGGGTCCAGGGAGGAAGGAGTACACAAGGGCTGACAGCGATAACTGGCGCACCCtccgggaggagcaggaggaggatgagggggaGCCGGGCAGCAACTGGAGACTCGCTGGACCCCGCAGGGATG aTGGTGGTCCTCGCTCAGCGGGCTGGCGGGACCACAACGGTCCAGGCGAAAGCCGTCGGAGGAAGTTCGATTTCGACTTCCGGGACTCGGAGGGCCACAGCGGGGGCCGGCGGCGTGCGGGCAGCGACGGTCTGGAGGACGACAGGGACGGCCTGCCTGAGTGGTGTACAGACGAAGAGGACGGAGACCTGGGCACCTTCGACTCCTCCGGGGCGTTCATGCCTCTGAAG AAGGGCGGCAAGGAGACAATCCTGGAGGAGGAGTTAGATTTCAAGGGGAtcgaggaggaagacgaggaggaggcctATGCCGACGTGGAGAGGAACTGCACTGAAGGAGACAAAGACAAGG AGTGTAAAGAAGCCATTCCTGCAGTTGGGGATGGCGAGATAAAGCCAGCAtcaccctcctcttctcctccagtcCACTGCACCCCTCCATCCCTGGAGCCGCAGCCCAGCCTGGCCGGTCAGGTGGTGGAGAACGCTCCGCTCAGCAACAGCCACCCTGTGAAGGCCAACAGCTCGCCCAGCGAAG ACGTAGCTCCCATGGGGGGCTCCAAGGCCCAGCTGAGCCCCagccccgccgcctcctccgccctgcctccccctcccccttcctccgccgctcctctcctccctccatctggaGGAGACGCAGAGGATGATGAAGGCATGAAGCACCTGCAGCAG GAGGCCGAGAAGATGGTGGCCTCGCTGCAGGACACCTCCATGGAGGAGGAGTGTTTCACccaggcgctgcagcagcagcaggagagcaggaaCACTGCGGCCGCTCTGCCGCTGTCGCACGAGGCCGCCATGAAGTGGTTCTACAAGGACCCGCAGGGGGAGATCCAGG GTCCCTTCACCACGGTGGAGATGTGCGAGTGGTTCCAGGCGGGCTACTTCACCATGACCCTGCTGGTGAAGCGGGGCTGCGACGAGGGCTTCCAGCCCTTGGGCGACGTCATCAAGATGTGGGGCCGCGTGCCCTTCGCCCCGGGGCCCTCCCCGCCGCCCCTGCTGGTGAGACAGCTCCCTCCGACGCAGCGCCCGCAGCCCACCCGGGGGCCCGCCGGGACTGTGAGTCAGAGCTCAGCCAACCTAGTGGATGGGGAGGGGAGGCTGGAGATGAGAGGGCACATTAACAGACAGGTTGGG GGAAACCTGGACCAGGAGCGCCTGAAAAAGCAACAGgagctggcagcagcagctctttatcaacagctccagcagcagcagctattCCAGCTCATTAACAG GTGCAGTGAGCAGGGTATGATGCCTTCGATGAACAGGTCGATGTCAGTGCCAGATACAGGGTCCATGTGGGACATGCATACCTCAGCTTCACAGCCGTCAG GCGGTGAAGCCAGTCTTTGGGACATAACAATGAATCCTTCTACTCAGGGTCCAACTCTCGAACAGCTTCAGAAG ctccagcaggagagaCGAGACGCTGAACTCAGGGCGaagcgtgaggaggaggagcagcgtaagaggagggaggagaagaggaggcaacaggaggaacagaaaaggagggaggaggaggagctcttCAGACGGAAGCAG TGtcgtcagcagcaggagctgatcATGAAACTGCTGCAGCAGGCCCCCCAGCAGCAGGGACCCGGGGCGGGcggctccagctggagcggggCTTCCTCCTCAGGGCTCGCAAAGGCGGGAAAGCCCCcggctctggctctgctggagatgcagcaggagctcctgaagcagcagcagcagcagcagagagcccagcagcagagagaccgC CACTCTGGCATGTCGATGGGCAGCTCCTCCATGGGGGGCCAGTGGGTGGAGGGTGTTGGCATGTGGGGTGGCTCCAGCGGAATGGAGGGCAAGGGCAGCGGCGgaggctcctccagcagcatggGCATGTGGGACGAGGCTGTGAAGAACCAGGCCAGTCTGCGCgggaacagcaacaacaacctgGGCCTGAAGAACAGCCGCAGCAGCCCATCACTCAG CGATCAGTACATGATGCGTCGCAAgcggacggaggaggaggagaagctcctgaagctgctgcagggcaTGAAGCCTCAGGACGGCTTCACCACCTGGTGTGAACAGATGCTGCACGCTCTCAACACCTCTGCCAacaactcttcctcctctctggatg TTGCCACCATCGTGGCATACCTGAAGGAGGTGGAGTCTCCCTATGCAGTGCTGGATTTCATCCGGTCCTACCTAGGGGACACAGTGGAAGCCAAAGAGTTCGCCAAACAATTTCTGGAGCGACGTGCCAAACAGAAAGCCAAccaacagagacagcagcagcag TTATCAAAGGAAGTGGCTGGGTTAAACATGAACTTCCCTCTGCAG GACTCGATGCGAGGTATGAATCCGAGCACTCTGCAGTCCATGTTCCAGGCCAACCACATGGGCAAGGCTGGTCTCTATGACAACCAGGGGggaaagatgaagaagaaacagcCCATGATGCTGCACTCTGACCCCAGCATCTTAG GGTACTCATTCCACAACGCGGGCGACTGTCTGAGCCTGAATgagatggagatggtggaggatTACTGA
- the LOC115408166 gene encoding GRB10-interacting GYF protein 1-like isoform X3 codes for MTAETLNFGPEWLRALSSGGSVTSPPPSPAMPKYKLAEYRYGREEMLALYIKDNKVPEDMQDKEFAAILQDEPMQPLALVPLTEEEQRNFSMSVNSVAVLRLMGKGVSGAAPAGVVRGRGAARGGRGRGRGEGGFYQRSIEDAEVGFGRSVREIHRSQSWDDRGERRFEKPLRREVGRPGFEEAGGPGGPGRKEYTRADSDNWRTLREEQEEDEGEPGSNWRLAGPRRDDGGPRSAGWRDHNGPGESRRRKFDFDFRDSEGHSGGRRRAGSDGLEDDRDGLPEWCTDEEDGDLGTFDSSGAFMPLKKGGKETILEEELDFKGIEEEDEEEAYADVERNCTEGDKDKECKEAIPAVGDGEIKPASPSSSPPVHCTPPSLEPQPSLAGQVVENAPLSNSHPVKANSSPSEDVAPMGGSKAQLSPSPAASSALPPPPPSSAAPLLPPSGGDAEDDEGMKHLQQEAEKMVASLQDTSMEEECFTQALQQQQESRNTAAALPLSHEAAMKWFYKDPQGEIQGPFTTVEMCEWFQAGYFTMTLLVKRGCDEGFQPLGDVIKMWGRVPFAPGPSPPPLLVRQLPPTQRPQPTRGPAGTVSQSSANLVDGEGRLEMRGHINRQGNLDQERLKKQQELAAAALYQQLQQQQLFQLINRCSEQGMMPSMNRSMSVPDTGSMWDMHTSASQPSGGEASLWDITMNPSTQGPTLEQLQKLQQERRDAELRAKREEEEQRKRREEKRRQQEEQKRREEEELFRRKQCRQQQELIMKLLQQAPQQQGPGAGGSSWSGASSSGLAKAGKPPALALLEMQQELLKQQQQQQRAQQQRDRHSGMSMGSSSMGGQWVEGVGMWGGSSGMEGKGSGGGSSSSMGMWDEAVKNQASLRGNSNNNLGLKNSRSSPSLSDQYMMRRKRTEEEEKLLKLLQGMKPQDGFTTWCEQMLHALNTSANNSSSSLDVATIVAYLKEVESPYAVLDFIRSYLGDTVEAKEFAKQFLERRAKQKANQQRQQQQLSKEVAGLNMNFPLQDSMRGMNPSTLQSMFQANHMGKAGLYDNQGGKMKKKQPMMLHSDPSILGYSFHNAGDCLSLNEMEMVEDY; via the exons ATGACTGCTGAGACTCTTAACTTCGGCCCAGAATG GCTTCGTGCACTGTCCAGTGGGGGGAGTGTGAcatccccccctccttcccccgCCATGCCAAAGTACAAGCTGGCCGAGTACCGCTACGGCCGAGAGGAGATGTTAGCACTTTATATCAAAGACAACAAG GTCCCGGAGGACATGCAGGATAAGGAGTTTGCTGCTATTCTGCAAGATGAGCCCATGCAGCCCCTGGCACTGGTGCCTCTCaccgaggaggagcag AGGAACTTCTCCATGTCGGTGAACAGTGTGGCGGTGCTGAGGCTCATGGGAAAAGGGGTGAGTGGAGCCGCCCCAGCTGGAGTGGTTCGTGGACGAGGGGCCGCAAGAGGTGGTCGAG GCCGAGGTCGTGGCGAAGGTGGATTCTACCAAAGAAGTATTGAAGATGCAGAGGTGGGCTTCGGCCGAAGTGTCCGAGAGATTCACCGCAGCCAGAGCTGGGACGACCG GGGCGAGCGTCGATTCGAGAAGCCTCTGCGGCGGGAGGTGGGGCGGCCTGGCTTTGAAGAAGCCGGAGGTCCCGGGGGTCCAGGGAGGAAGGAGTACACAAGGGCTGACAGCGATAACTGGCGCACCCtccgggaggagcaggaggaggatgagggggaGCCGGGCAGCAACTGGAGACTCGCTGGACCCCGCAGGGATG aTGGTGGTCCTCGCTCAGCGGGCTGGCGGGACCACAACGGTCCAGGCGAAAGCCGTCGGAGGAAGTTCGATTTCGACTTCCGGGACTCGGAGGGCCACAGCGGGGGCCGGCGGCGTGCGGGCAGCGACGGTCTGGAGGACGACAGGGACGGCCTGCCTGAGTGGTGTACAGACGAAGAGGACGGAGACCTGGGCACCTTCGACTCCTCCGGGGCGTTCATGCCTCTGAAG AAGGGCGGCAAGGAGACAATCCTGGAGGAGGAGTTAGATTTCAAGGGGAtcgaggaggaagacgaggaggaggcctATGCCGACGTGGAGAGGAACTGCACTGAAGGAGACAAAGACAAGG AGTGTAAAGAAGCCATTCCTGCAGTTGGGGATGGCGAGATAAAGCCAGCAtcaccctcctcttctcctccagtcCACTGCACCCCTCCATCCCTGGAGCCGCAGCCCAGCCTGGCCGGTCAGGTGGTGGAGAACGCTCCGCTCAGCAACAGCCACCCTGTGAAGGCCAACAGCTCGCCCAGCGAAG ACGTAGCTCCCATGGGGGGCTCCAAGGCCCAGCTGAGCCCCagccccgccgcctcctccgccctgcctccccctcccccttcctccgccgctcctctcctccctccatctggaGGAGACGCAGAGGATGATGAAGGCATGAAGCACCTGCAGCAG GAGGCCGAGAAGATGGTGGCCTCGCTGCAGGACACCTCCATGGAGGAGGAGTGTTTCACccaggcgctgcagcagcagcaggagagcaggaaCACTGCGGCCGCTCTGCCGCTGTCGCACGAGGCCGCCATGAAGTGGTTCTACAAGGACCCGCAGGGGGAGATCCAGG GTCCCTTCACCACGGTGGAGATGTGCGAGTGGTTCCAGGCGGGCTACTTCACCATGACCCTGCTGGTGAAGCGGGGCTGCGACGAGGGCTTCCAGCCCTTGGGCGACGTCATCAAGATGTGGGGCCGCGTGCCCTTCGCCCCGGGGCCCTCCCCGCCGCCCCTGCTGGTGAGACAGCTCCCTCCGACGCAGCGCCCGCAGCCCACCCGGGGGCCCGCCGGGACTGTGAGTCAGAGCTCAGCCAACCTAGTGGATGGGGAGGGGAGGCTGGAGATGAGAGGGCACATTAACAGACAG GGAAACCTGGACCAGGAGCGCCTGAAAAAGCAACAGgagctggcagcagcagctctttatcaacagctccagcagcagcagctattCCAGCTCATTAACAG GTGCAGTGAGCAGGGTATGATGCCTTCGATGAACAGGTCGATGTCAGTGCCAGATACAGGGTCCATGTGGGACATGCATACCTCAGCTTCACAGCCGTCAG GCGGTGAAGCCAGTCTTTGGGACATAACAATGAATCCTTCTACTCAGGGTCCAACTCTCGAACAGCTTCAGAAG ctccagcaggagagaCGAGACGCTGAACTCAGGGCGaagcgtgaggaggaggagcagcgtaagaggagggaggagaagaggaggcaacaggaggaacagaaaaggagggaggaggaggagctcttCAGACGGAAGCAG TGtcgtcagcagcaggagctgatcATGAAACTGCTGCAGCAGGCCCCCCAGCAGCAGGGACCCGGGGCGGGcggctccagctggagcggggCTTCCTCCTCAGGGCTCGCAAAGGCGGGAAAGCCCCcggctctggctctgctggagatgcagcaggagctcctgaagcagcagcagcagcagcagagagcccagcagcagagagaccgC CACTCTGGCATGTCGATGGGCAGCTCCTCCATGGGGGGCCAGTGGGTGGAGGGTGTTGGCATGTGGGGTGGCTCCAGCGGAATGGAGGGCAAGGGCAGCGGCGgaggctcctccagcagcatggGCATGTGGGACGAGGCTGTGAAGAACCAGGCCAGTCTGCGCgggaacagcaacaacaacctgGGCCTGAAGAACAGCCGCAGCAGCCCATCACTCAG CGATCAGTACATGATGCGTCGCAAgcggacggaggaggaggagaagctcctgaagctgctgcagggcaTGAAGCCTCAGGACGGCTTCACCACCTGGTGTGAACAGATGCTGCACGCTCTCAACACCTCTGCCAacaactcttcctcctctctggatg TTGCCACCATCGTGGCATACCTGAAGGAGGTGGAGTCTCCCTATGCAGTGCTGGATTTCATCCGGTCCTACCTAGGGGACACAGTGGAAGCCAAAGAGTTCGCCAAACAATTTCTGGAGCGACGTGCCAAACAGAAAGCCAAccaacagagacagcagcagcag TTATCAAAGGAAGTGGCTGGGTTAAACATGAACTTCCCTCTGCAG GACTCGATGCGAGGTATGAATCCGAGCACTCTGCAGTCCATGTTCCAGGCCAACCACATGGGCAAGGCTGGTCTCTATGACAACCAGGGGggaaagatgaagaagaaacagcCCATGATGCTGCACTCTGACCCCAGCATCTTAG GGTACTCATTCCACAACGCGGGCGACTGTCTGAGCCTGAATgagatggagatggtggaggatTACTGA
- the LOC115408166 gene encoding GRB10-interacting GYF protein 1-like isoform X6, with amino-acid sequence MTAETLNFGPEWLRALSSGGSVTSPPPSPAMPKYKLAEYRYGREEMLALYIKDNKVPEDMQDKEFAAILQDEPMQPLALVPLTEEEQRNFSMSVNSVAVLRLMGKGVSGAAPAGVVRGRGAARGGRGRGRGEGGFYQRSIEDAEVGFGRSVREIHRSQSWDDRGERRFEKPLRREVGRPGFEEAGGPGGPGRKEYTRADSDNWRTLREEQEEDEGEPGSNWRLAGPRRDDGGPRSAGWRDHNGPGESRRRKFDFDFRDSEGHSGGRRRAGSDGLEDDRDGLPEWCTDEEDGDLGTFDSSGAFMPLKKGGKETILEEELDFKGIEEEDEEEAYADVERNCTEGDKDKECKEAIPAVGDGEIKPASPSSSPPVHCTPPSLEPQPSLAGQVVENAPLSNSHPVKANSSPSEDVAPMGGSKAQLSPSPAASSALPPPPPSSAAPLLPPSGGDAEDDEGMKHLQQEAEKMVASLQDTSMEEECFTQALQQQQESRNTAAALPLSHEAAMKWFYKDPQGEIQGPFTTVEMCEWFQAGYFTMTLLVKRGCDEGFQPLGDVIKMWGRVPFAPGPSPPPLLVRQLPPTQRPQPTRGPAGTGNLDQERLKKQQELAAAALYQQLQQQQLFQLINRCSEQGMMPSMNRSMSVPDTGSMWDMHTSASQPSGGEASLWDITMNPSTQGPTLEQLQKLQQERRDAELRAKREEEEQRKRREEKRRQQEEQKRREEEELFRRKQCRQQQELIMKLLQQAPQQQGPGAGGSSWSGASSSGLAKAGKPPALALLEMQQELLKQQQQQQRAQQQRDRHSGMSMGSSSMGGQWVEGVGMWGGSSGMEGKGSGGGSSSSMGMWDEAVKNQASLRGNSNNNLGLKNSRSSPSLSDQYMMRRKRTEEEEKLLKLLQGMKPQDGFTTWCEQMLHALNTSANNSSSSLDVATIVAYLKEVESPYAVLDFIRSYLGDTVEAKEFAKQFLERRAKQKANQQRQQQQLSKEVAGLNMNFPLQDSMRGMNPSTLQSMFQANHMGKAGLYDNQGGKMKKKQPMMLHSDPSILGYSFHNAGDCLSLNEMEMVEDY; translated from the exons ATGACTGCTGAGACTCTTAACTTCGGCCCAGAATG GCTTCGTGCACTGTCCAGTGGGGGGAGTGTGAcatccccccctccttcccccgCCATGCCAAAGTACAAGCTGGCCGAGTACCGCTACGGCCGAGAGGAGATGTTAGCACTTTATATCAAAGACAACAAG GTCCCGGAGGACATGCAGGATAAGGAGTTTGCTGCTATTCTGCAAGATGAGCCCATGCAGCCCCTGGCACTGGTGCCTCTCaccgaggaggagcag AGGAACTTCTCCATGTCGGTGAACAGTGTGGCGGTGCTGAGGCTCATGGGAAAAGGGGTGAGTGGAGCCGCCCCAGCTGGAGTGGTTCGTGGACGAGGGGCCGCAAGAGGTGGTCGAG GCCGAGGTCGTGGCGAAGGTGGATTCTACCAAAGAAGTATTGAAGATGCAGAGGTGGGCTTCGGCCGAAGTGTCCGAGAGATTCACCGCAGCCAGAGCTGGGACGACCG GGGCGAGCGTCGATTCGAGAAGCCTCTGCGGCGGGAGGTGGGGCGGCCTGGCTTTGAAGAAGCCGGAGGTCCCGGGGGTCCAGGGAGGAAGGAGTACACAAGGGCTGACAGCGATAACTGGCGCACCCtccgggaggagcaggaggaggatgagggggaGCCGGGCAGCAACTGGAGACTCGCTGGACCCCGCAGGGATG aTGGTGGTCCTCGCTCAGCGGGCTGGCGGGACCACAACGGTCCAGGCGAAAGCCGTCGGAGGAAGTTCGATTTCGACTTCCGGGACTCGGAGGGCCACAGCGGGGGCCGGCGGCGTGCGGGCAGCGACGGTCTGGAGGACGACAGGGACGGCCTGCCTGAGTGGTGTACAGACGAAGAGGACGGAGACCTGGGCACCTTCGACTCCTCCGGGGCGTTCATGCCTCTGAAG AAGGGCGGCAAGGAGACAATCCTGGAGGAGGAGTTAGATTTCAAGGGGAtcgaggaggaagacgaggaggaggcctATGCCGACGTGGAGAGGAACTGCACTGAAGGAGACAAAGACAAGG AGTGTAAAGAAGCCATTCCTGCAGTTGGGGATGGCGAGATAAAGCCAGCAtcaccctcctcttctcctccagtcCACTGCACCCCTCCATCCCTGGAGCCGCAGCCCAGCCTGGCCGGTCAGGTGGTGGAGAACGCTCCGCTCAGCAACAGCCACCCTGTGAAGGCCAACAGCTCGCCCAGCGAAG ACGTAGCTCCCATGGGGGGCTCCAAGGCCCAGCTGAGCCCCagccccgccgcctcctccgccctgcctccccctcccccttcctccgccgctcctctcctccctccatctggaGGAGACGCAGAGGATGATGAAGGCATGAAGCACCTGCAGCAG GAGGCCGAGAAGATGGTGGCCTCGCTGCAGGACACCTCCATGGAGGAGGAGTGTTTCACccaggcgctgcagcagcagcaggagagcaggaaCACTGCGGCCGCTCTGCCGCTGTCGCACGAGGCCGCCATGAAGTGGTTCTACAAGGACCCGCAGGGGGAGATCCAGG GTCCCTTCACCACGGTGGAGATGTGCGAGTGGTTCCAGGCGGGCTACTTCACCATGACCCTGCTGGTGAAGCGGGGCTGCGACGAGGGCTTCCAGCCCTTGGGCGACGTCATCAAGATGTGGGGCCGCGTGCCCTTCGCCCCGGGGCCCTCCCCGCCGCCCCTGCTGGTGAGACAGCTCCCTCCGACGCAGCGCCCGCAGCCCACCCGGGGGCCCGCCGGGACT GGAAACCTGGACCAGGAGCGCCTGAAAAAGCAACAGgagctggcagcagcagctctttatcaacagctccagcagcagcagctattCCAGCTCATTAACAG GTGCAGTGAGCAGGGTATGATGCCTTCGATGAACAGGTCGATGTCAGTGCCAGATACAGGGTCCATGTGGGACATGCATACCTCAGCTTCACAGCCGTCAG GCGGTGAAGCCAGTCTTTGGGACATAACAATGAATCCTTCTACTCAGGGTCCAACTCTCGAACAGCTTCAGAAG ctccagcaggagagaCGAGACGCTGAACTCAGGGCGaagcgtgaggaggaggagcagcgtaagaggagggaggagaagaggaggcaacaggaggaacagaaaaggagggaggaggaggagctcttCAGACGGAAGCAG TGtcgtcagcagcaggagctgatcATGAAACTGCTGCAGCAGGCCCCCCAGCAGCAGGGACCCGGGGCGGGcggctccagctggagcggggCTTCCTCCTCAGGGCTCGCAAAGGCGGGAAAGCCCCcggctctggctctgctggagatgcagcaggagctcctgaagcagcagcagcagcagcagagagcccagcagcagagagaccgC CACTCTGGCATGTCGATGGGCAGCTCCTCCATGGGGGGCCAGTGGGTGGAGGGTGTTGGCATGTGGGGTGGCTCCAGCGGAATGGAGGGCAAGGGCAGCGGCGgaggctcctccagcagcatggGCATGTGGGACGAGGCTGTGAAGAACCAGGCCAGTCTGCGCgggaacagcaacaacaacctgGGCCTGAAGAACAGCCGCAGCAGCCCATCACTCAG CGATCAGTACATGATGCGTCGCAAgcggacggaggaggaggagaagctcctgaagctgctgcagggcaTGAAGCCTCAGGACGGCTTCACCACCTGGTGTGAACAGATGCTGCACGCTCTCAACACCTCTGCCAacaactcttcctcctctctggatg TTGCCACCATCGTGGCATACCTGAAGGAGGTGGAGTCTCCCTATGCAGTGCTGGATTTCATCCGGTCCTACCTAGGGGACACAGTGGAAGCCAAAGAGTTCGCCAAACAATTTCTGGAGCGACGTGCCAAACAGAAAGCCAAccaacagagacagcagcagcag TTATCAAAGGAAGTGGCTGGGTTAAACATGAACTTCCCTCTGCAG GACTCGATGCGAGGTATGAATCCGAGCACTCTGCAGTCCATGTTCCAGGCCAACCACATGGGCAAGGCTGGTCTCTATGACAACCAGGGGggaaagatgaagaagaaacagcCCATGATGCTGCACTCTGACCCCAGCATCTTAG GGTACTCATTCCACAACGCGGGCGACTGTCTGAGCCTGAATgagatggagatggtggaggatTACTGA